The following are encoded together in the Paludisphaera mucosa genome:
- the hisC gene encoding histidinol-phosphate transaminase encodes MESPAETRRYVLPHIARMEGYVPGEQPQGGTFIKLNTNENPYPPSSRVKQALVEAVTDGLRLYPDPSGLAFRKTAAALHGVEPDMILAGNGSDDVLTILTRTFVGPGDLAAFPTPSYLLYSTLISLQDGRAHVVPFDADWRLDLDAFRAPGVRLVYLANPNSPSGTAIAPAEVAALAERLDCPLVVDEAYGDFARENCIALLKDHPNVIVTRSFSKGYSLAGLRLGYLVADAGIVAELNKVKDSYNCDALSLAAGKAALEDQAYLAETRSKILATRSRLADALRQSGRTVTDSQANFVWATGGPAPEATFQELKRRSIFVRLMRYPGYPAGLRISVGTDAEIDRLLEVLRDLP; translated from the coding sequence CTGCCCCACATCGCCAGGATGGAGGGCTACGTCCCCGGCGAGCAGCCCCAGGGCGGGACGTTCATCAAGCTCAACACCAACGAGAACCCCTACCCCCCCTCGTCGCGCGTCAAGCAGGCCCTGGTCGAGGCCGTGACCGACGGCCTGCGGTTGTATCCCGACCCTTCCGGCCTGGCCTTCCGCAAGACGGCCGCGGCGCTCCACGGGGTCGAGCCCGACATGATCCTCGCCGGCAACGGCTCGGACGACGTCCTGACGATCCTGACCCGGACCTTCGTCGGACCGGGGGACCTCGCCGCCTTCCCGACGCCCAGCTACCTGCTCTACTCGACCCTCATCAGCCTGCAGGACGGCCGCGCGCACGTCGTCCCGTTCGACGCCGACTGGCGGCTCGACCTCGACGCCTTCCGGGCGCCGGGCGTGAGGCTCGTCTACCTGGCGAACCCCAACAGCCCCTCCGGGACCGCGATCGCCCCGGCCGAGGTCGCCGCCCTGGCCGAGCGGCTCGACTGCCCGCTGGTGGTCGACGAGGCCTACGGCGACTTCGCCCGCGAGAACTGCATCGCCCTGTTGAAAGACCACCCCAACGTCATCGTGACCCGGTCGTTCAGCAAGGGCTACAGCCTGGCCGGCCTGCGGCTCGGCTATCTCGTCGCCGACGCGGGGATCGTCGCCGAGCTGAACAAGGTCAAGGACTCGTACAACTGCGACGCCCTCAGCCTCGCCGCCGGCAAGGCCGCGCTCGAGGACCAGGCGTACCTGGCCGAGACCCGCTCGAAGATCCTGGCCACCCGTTCCCGCCTGGCCGACGCCCTGCGCCAGTCCGGCCGCACGGTGACCGACAGCCAGGCGAACTTCGTCTGGGCCACCGGCGGGCCGGCCCCCGAGGCGACGTTCCAGGAGCTGAAGCGGCGGAGCATCTTCGTCCGGCTGATGCGGTATCCCGGCTACCCCGCCGGGCTTCGGATCAGCGTGGGGACCGACGCCGAGATCGACCGGCTGCTGGAAGTCCTACGCGATCTCCCCTGA